The Candidatus Eremiobacteraceae bacterium genome includes a window with the following:
- a CDS encoding formyltransferase family protein: MSRGSLVPTAVFVSGNGTNLQAVLDASRAGRLPLDIKLVICDTPRARALERAVSAGIPTAVLTWLRGSESRAEYALRLASTVESSGARLILLLGWMHVLAPEFLDAGFDGILNLHPSFLPDDPSADEVALPDGTRSPVFRGAHAVRDAIAANVTMTGATLIEITPAVDRGRVLSRRELALRADDDEASALARLHPIEHEVVIDGVTAWLRAKGLAAVS; this comes from the coding sequence ATGTCTCGTGGTTCATTGGTCCCTACGGCCGTCTTCGTCTCCGGCAACGGCACGAATCTCCAGGCGGTCCTCGACGCGTCGCGCGCCGGCCGTCTGCCTCTCGACATCAAACTCGTCATCTGCGACACGCCGCGAGCACGAGCGCTCGAGCGGGCAGTTTCCGCGGGCATTCCGACCGCCGTCCTCACGTGGCTTCGCGGATCGGAATCGCGGGCGGAGTATGCCCTGCGTTTGGCTTCCACGGTCGAGTCGAGCGGCGCTCGCCTGATCTTGCTCCTCGGCTGGATGCACGTGCTCGCGCCCGAGTTTCTCGACGCCGGTTTCGACGGCATACTCAACCTGCATCCATCGTTTCTTCCGGACGATCCATCCGCCGATGAAGTCGCGTTGCCGGACGGCACGCGTTCACCCGTCTTCCGCGGCGCGCACGCGGTGCGCGATGCGATCGCCGCAAACGTCACGATGACGGGCGCGACGCTGATCGAAATAACGCCGGCGGTCGATCGTGGGCGCGTGCTGTCGCGCCGCGAGCTCGCGCTTCGCGCTGATGACGATGAAGCTTCCGCGCTGGCGCGGTTGCATCCGATCGAGCATGAAGTGGTCATCGACGGCGTCACGGCGTGGTTGCGCGCCAAGGGTTTGGCGGCGGTCTCATGA